Part of the Enterobacter pseudoroggenkampii genome, AACTCGGGCAGCGGCCATGTCACCAGATCGGGGCGCAAGGAGAAATCCCGCCCGACGCTTATCCCCCCCATCCGCACGCTGGAGCTCCAGCTCAGGGCATCGCTAATCACATCCCCGACGCTCCAGCTCATCGCGTCATCTTCGTTAGTGAACAGCAGGGTCGTGTCATAGCGAACATACCCTTCCTGCTGGCCGTCGTTACCGCTGAAATTTTCGCGCGCGTAGCCGGTGGAGGAAAAGGAGCCGTTCTCGTTGAAGTAGCGGAACTCATGCCAGAGCGACGCCTGACCGCCGATATGTTCCGTGCGGTTGGTGTAGAAATCGTAATTCAGCAGCGCCCCGCGCCCGTAGTGCGGTTTGGCCTGTGTCGTTTGCGCGCTGAACGGCGTCACCCGGGCCGTCACCCAGTCGCGGGGAACGGTCAGCAGCAGGCGCTGCGCGGCGCTGTCGTACTCCACCCGAACCAGGGCAAGCGAGGAGAGATTCACCTCTCCGGTGGGAACATGCGCCGGGGGCAGCCCCGCGCGCAGCAAATCGGCGCTGGAGATAAAGAAAGCGCCTTTACGTTGCGTCACGGGCACGACCAGACCGGTATCGTAGTGGTTGACCACGAGGGCAAGCTGGAAAACCGCTTCATCATGTATCGCCTGTGCCTGGGGCGGCGGCGGTAAACTGTCGTCACCGGGCTCGGCCCAGGTTGCGGAACTGACGCAGAGCAATATCATCATCGCCGGCTTCAGTTGACGGGCGTCGACTGCCATTGTGCGTCCCTGGCATTAATCTGCGCGCTCATCCGCTCTGGCTGACGAACGCCAGCGGGTACCGGCCAGCTGCGGGTGCTGCCCGGAAGGACGTAACCCAGTAATCCCTCCGCAACCGTGCGTTTCTGCCCTCCCTGCTCCAGCGCCACCTGGCTTAGCCTGACATGGACATCCCCGCGATTTCGAACCTCCAGCGCAGGCTGTCCACCCGCCTGCGTCACCCGCCAGCTCAGGTTTCGGGTCTCCACCAGCGCATGGTGCGCGCCCTCTTTTATCGTCGGCATCCCCTGTCCATACACAAACAGAGGAATGGAGTATCGCATCTGCAATTTGAGGCCAATGGAGGGTTCGGCTTTGGCATCAGGCTGGGGGATTTCATCGACAATAATACGGTAGGCCTGTTCGACGCCTGCGGGGACTGAAGTCTGTTTGATAAGGCGAATAAGCTGCTTGCTGCCCGTGCCAATCGTGACGATCGGCGGGCTGGCGACCACGTCCTGCTGCGCGGTATAACGCTCGTGTCCGTCCTCCTGCTTCCAGCGCACGATGCGGACCTGCATCGTCGTGGCGCTGTTTCCCTGGTTCTGGATCCACAGTTCCGTGGCATTGGCGTCCGCAGCAAGCCACGGATCGATCGGCCAGAGCAGAATGGTGGCTGCCGCCTGCGCCTGACCGATTGCCGCAGCCATTCCCAACGCGCCCGCCAGACAAACAGGTCTGAAAATTGGCTTCATCAACACTCTCCCTTTATTACCATGACAAGGTCACGGTGAGCTGATCGGAATACGTTCCTGCCGGGCTAAATCCGGTCAGTAGCGCCACGCCAAAAAGCGGCAGCGCGATGTTATTGCTGTTGCTATAGGTCACCGGTATCGCCTGGTTGACGCCAATTTCGCTGTTCGCGGCCAGCGAGCTGCTGCTGTAGAGCCGGTACGGCACCAGTTCTGTTCCGCCTGACCGCTTCATCCGGCGGACGGAGGCGTAATTCTGCCCGCCGTTAATGCTCATGCTCAGCGCCACGCCCGGTGTACAGGCGATAGACAACGCCCCGTTTGGCACAAAGCTGGTGCTGACCGGCGCGCTCTCGACGCCGTTATGGGTGCCAAAATCCAGCGTACCGAGAAGCCCTCCGCTACCGGTTGCTACCGCGCATCCCGGTACAATCGTCGCGCTGACCTTAAACGACTGTGATGTCACCGCATTCGCCGCGGGCATCATGAGCAATCCGACGAGCAGCGCGAAAAAAGGCTGCACGCGTCCCTCTGCGCATTTGCGCAGATCTGTGAGAGTTGCCTTCATGGCTATTCGGGACTAATAGGTTACGCTGACGTTAATCGTGTCGGTGTAGGTTCCCGGGACGACCGTCACGCTGTTACCACCGCCGGTAATACGTCCGTAGAGGGTGTAGCTGTCTACCCCTCCGGCCGTTGAGGCGATCGGCAACGCGGCGTTGTTGGCAATCACTGTGTTAAACCCGCTGTCGCTGTACAGGCTGTAAGCCACGCCCTGGGCCGCGTTGGCCGTATTAACCAGATAGCGTTCAGGCGTCCCCGGCGAACCGACAACGGTTCCGGGTGCCGTAGAATGGGTATTACCGGTGATCGCCACCGTATAGCTGGCGGTCGTACATTGAATGGTGAAGGTGTTTCCGCCGCTGGCGCCGCTCAGCTGCGTCGTAAGAGTGGAAAAGGTTGCCGGATGGGTACCGAAATCGAGCGTACCGAAGTTAATGCCGCTTTGCGCGGGCGAACCGTTTATCAGACAGCCGTTTGTCAGCGTCAGCGTCGCGCCGATGGTGCCACTGCTGGTGACGGCCAGCGCCTGATGGGCCGTAGTCGCAGTCAGTAAGGTTCCTGCGCAGATCAAAAGGAGTTTTCTTTTCATTTACCACCCTCCAGAAGACGTCTCCGTTCCCTTGCCACATTTTATTTTTGTCGTTCAAGATGTTAGCCCCGCTTAAGGTTCCTTTGAGGGGGTTATTGAGAATTTAGTTTACGGATATCGCTTCGACCACCCGCCCCTCAACGCATAAGCCATATGTCTTATTGACTTAATTTCCTTATTAATAACAGAGAGTTAAATTTATTTAATCCGCGATTTTATTTTTTCCGGAGAGAATATATCCATTAAAGTGTGATGCAGATCACAATATATCGTCAGGGCAATAACAACAAAATTAATAAAACTTAAAAAGGTGTTGTATCCCCCTACACTTTGCGTCAATTTATGTGCCGAATAATTTCCTGCATCGTAATAAAAAATTTATATGTATCGATGCGGGCTACATCTGAAGCGCATAGAGGGTCTTTTTTCGTGGCAAGTGCAAACAAACTCACACTCTTCATCGTGATATTCATGCTGGCGGGTATTCTTTCAGGGGCAGCAATTCATGAATATGCATCTGCGGATGCCATCACAGCCTGGTCGGATAACATTACCCTTCTGACCGATATTTTCCTCCGTCTGATCAAAATGGTCATTGCACCATTGGTCTTCAGCACGCTCACCGTCGGCATTATGAAGCTGGGCGAAACCTCCACTATTGGCCGCGTTGGCGGTAAAGCGATGGTGTGGTTTATCAGCTCATCCGTACTCTCTATTCTGGTTGGCCTGTTTATCGTCACGCTGGAGCATCCGGGAAGCGGTCTGAACCTGACGATCCCAACCGAAGCGGTGGATACCGGTCTGGCCGTTGGCGGCATGACGCTGAAAGCGTTCCTGTCGCACACCATTCCAACCAGTATCGCAGGGGCGATGTCGAACAATGAGATCCTGCAGATTGTGGTGTTTTCGATGTTCTTCGGCATCGGCGGCGCGTCGCTGGGGCAGAAATTCAACGCGCCGCTGGTGGCCGCGCTGGATGTGGTTTCCCATATCATGCTGAAGGTCACGGGTTACGTGATGTACGTTGCTCCGCTGGCCATTTTTGCGGCGATCTCCTCCGTGATTGCCACGCAGGGTCTGGGCATTCTGCTGAACTACGCCTCCTTTATTGGCGGCTACTATGTTGCCATTCTTCTCACCTGCATGGTGCTGCTGGCCGTGGGTTACATGGTGCTGAAAAAAGAGGTGTTCCGCCTGGTCAGCATGCTGAAAGATCCGGTCCTGGTGGCGTTTACCACCAGCAGCTCTGAAGCCGCCTACCCTAAAACGCTGGAGCAGCTGGAGCGTTTTGGCTGCTCGCGCAACATCGCCTCTTTCGTTCTGCCGATTGGCTACTCCTTCAACCTGGTGGGTTCGATGGTGTACTGCTCTTTCGCTTCGATGTTTATCGCTCAGGCGTACAACATTCACCTGAGCTTCTCGGAAGTGACGGTTCTGATGCTGACGCTGATGCTGGCCTCCAAAGGGATTGCGGGCGTACCGCGTTCATCCCTGGTGGTGCTGGCCGCGACGATCCCAAGCTTTAACATTCCGGTGGCGGGTATTCTGCTGCTGATGGGGATCGACCACTTCCTGGATATGGGCCGTTCCGCAATTAACGTTCTGGGGAATGGTATTGCGACCGCGATGCTGTCGCAGAATGAAGGTGCGCGGGAAGCTGAAGCGGAAGCTGAGCTGGTAAAGCAGGAAGCGTAAGGGTATGAAAAAAGGGTGAGGCCTGATGCCCTCACCCCAACCCTCTCCCACAGGGAGAGGGAGCAAACACAAAAAACGGCAACCTGGGTTGCCGTTTTGCATTTACCTACGCTACGTGACTCGCCGCGATATCCAGCAGCGCCATCTCATCGCTGTTCAGCAGCTTCTCGATGTTCACCAGAATCAGCATACGCTCGCCGAGCGCGCCCAGACCGGTCAGGTATTCGGTCGACAGCGTGACCGCAAACTCCGGCGCTGGGCGAATTTGGTCTGAGGTCAGGGAGAGCACATCAGATACGCCATCGACCACGATACCGACCACGCGCTGCCCCAGGTTCAGAACGATCACCACGGTGTTGTCGTCGTAGTCAACGTCGCCCTGGCTGAACTTCACGCGCAGGTCCACGATTGGCACAATAACGCCACGCAGGTTGGTGACACCTTTAATAAAAGCAGGC contains:
- a CDS encoding fimbrial biogenesis chaperone; this encodes MKPIFRPVCLAGALGMAAAIGQAQAAATILLWPIDPWLAADANATELWIQNQGNSATTMQVRIVRWKQEDGHERYTAQQDVVASPPIVTIGTGSKQLIRLIKQTSVPAGVEQAYRIIVDEIPQPDAKAEPSIGLKLQMRYSIPLFVYGQGMPTIKEGAHHALVETRNLSWRVTQAGGQPALEVRNRGDVHVRLSQVALEQGGQKRTVAEGLLGYVLPGSTRSWPVPAGVRQPERMSAQINARDAQWQSTPVN
- a CDS encoding Csu type fimbrial protein is translated as MKATLTDLRKCAEGRVQPFFALLVGLLMMPAANAVTSQSFKVSATIVPGCAVATGSGGLLGTLDFGTHNGVESAPVSTSFVPNGALSIACTPGVALSMSINGGQNYASVRRMKRSGGTELVPYRLYSSSSLAANSEIGVNQAIPVTYSNSNNIALPLFGVALLTGFSPAGTYSDQLTVTLSW
- a CDS encoding Csu type fimbrial protein, with the protein product MKRKLLLICAGTLLTATTAHQALAVTSSGTIGATLTLTNGCLINGSPAQSGINFGTLDFGTHPATFSTLTTQLSGASGGNTFTIQCTTASYTVAITGNTHSTAPGTVVGSPGTPERYLVNTANAAQGVAYSLYSDSGFNTVIANNAALPIASTAGGVDSYTLYGRITGGGNSVTVVPGTYTDTINVSVTY
- a CDS encoding dicarboxylate/amino acid:cation symporter is translated as MASANKLTLFIVIFMLAGILSGAAIHEYASADAITAWSDNITLLTDIFLRLIKMVIAPLVFSTLTVGIMKLGETSTIGRVGGKAMVWFISSSVLSILVGLFIVTLEHPGSGLNLTIPTEAVDTGLAVGGMTLKAFLSHTIPTSIAGAMSNNEILQIVVFSMFFGIGGASLGQKFNAPLVAALDVVSHIMLKVTGYVMYVAPLAIFAAISSVIATQGLGILLNYASFIGGYYVAILLTCMVLLAVGYMVLKKEVFRLVSMLKDPVLVAFTTSSSEAAYPKTLEQLERFGCSRNIASFVLPIGYSFNLVGSMVYCSFASMFIAQAYNIHLSFSEVTVLMLTLMLASKGIAGVPRSSLVVLAATIPSFNIPVAGILLLMGIDHFLDMGRSAINVLGNGIATAMLSQNEGAREAEAEAELVKQEA
- the cheW gene encoding chemotaxis protein CheW; translated protein: MTGMSNVTKLAGEPSGQEFLVFTLGDEEYGIDILKVQEIRGYDQVTRIANTPAFIKGVTNLRGVIVPIVDLRVKFSQGDVDYDDNTVVIVLNLGQRVVGIVVDGVSDVLSLTSDQIRPAPEFAVTLSTEYLTGLGALGERMLILVNIEKLLNSDEMALLDIAASHVA